In a single window of the Nicotiana tomentosiformis chromosome 8, ASM39032v3, whole genome shotgun sequence genome:
- the LOC138897281 gene encoding uncharacterized protein, which translates to MRATEVEEIELASYRLKGVEYSWFEMWEYSREEGIPPARWSEFADAFIDHFLPAETKADRAVEFKTLKQGSKNMWEYHMEFVRLSKYAIHMMPTMEARVRRFVQGLSPLVINEAATAALNSDMNYGKMVAFAQAIKAQNLKHMMEQEGSSRARSAGNLGDSFKGGRSAFRGGS; encoded by the coding sequence atgcgtgctactgaagtAGAGGAAATAGAGTTAGCCTCTTATCGTCTGAAAGGGGTGGAatattcctggtttgagatgtgggaatattcccgtgaggaggggatccctccggcgagatggagtgagtttgcggatgccttcatagaccatttcttgcctgccgagactaaggcagaccGTGCTGTGGAGTTTAagacccttaaacagggtagtaagaatatgtgggagtatcacatggagtttgtGCGCCTGTCGAAGTATGCTAttcatatgatgccgactatggaggcaagagtgcgtcgatttgtgcaaggccttagccctttggttattaatgaggctgccacagctgctctaaattctgacatgaactatggaaagatggtggcatttgcccaaGCTATAAAGGCTCAAAATTTAAAGCACATGATGGAACAAGAGggtagtagtagggcccgatcagcaGGCAACCTTGGGGATTCGTTCAaaggtgggagatcagcttttcggggaggatcatga